From the genome of Melitaea cinxia chromosome 12, ilMelCinx1.1, whole genome shotgun sequence, one region includes:
- the LOC123658370 gene encoding uncharacterized protein LOC123658370 codes for MSDTEIETALSAFIVLSAHLYLLLRKYKKPRQRRWWMTTHHKTRNQYDGTRLLSNLIQEPSGQFDNFCRMSSIDFEYLLQLIGPRIKKQDAVFRDSIPSKVRLAVAIVHAGDDFVDEEAILARSTHSLRVAFVATELRKAPTCGQIACVGADSFDETDTRRPTTNARTNVGTNAIF; via the exons ATGTCCGATACAGAAATCGAAACTGCTCTGAGCGCTTTTATAGTACTGAGTGcacatttatatttgttactgagaaaatataaaaagccACGACAAAGAAGATGGTGGATGACGACACATCATAAAACACGGAATCA gTATGATGGAACCCGATTATTGAGTAATTTGATTCAAGAGCCATCAGGACAGTTTGATAACTTTTGTCGTATGTCTTCGATAGATTTCGAATACCTTCTGCAGTTGATTGGACCAAGAATAAAAAAGCAAGATGCAGTATTCAGAGACTCAATACCAAGCAAAGTACGCCTTGCTGTTGCTATTGTTCATGCCGGTGACGATTTTGTGGATGAGGAAGCCATTCTCGCTCGAAGTACGCACTCGCTGCGTGTTGCATTTGTTGCAACAGAACTGCGCAAAGCGCCAACGTGTGGACAGATCGCGTGCGTTGGCGCAGATTCCTTTGATGAAACCGACACAAGGCGGCCAACTACCAACGCTCGCACCAACGTTGGGACCAATGCCATTTTCTAG